From the genome of Bacteroides sp. MSB163, one region includes:
- a CDS encoding RES family NAD+ phosphorylase, with translation MDNRTQLEIETYELWNSFKDEVYHKNRFFITHPLLEILKKYISEHTLNIKINTIYYRARIIDEKALKDHSLKIFCNKNNNHSGYFNESNRFRGLVKEASFIPPNHNFVRDGRANPKFIRYLYMAESPVTAIFEVRPLLTDNINLAEITVKENLTLADLVIDYRIPDRAKSKEQLILSYIQGAFSFPTNNPDDYIPSQIISEYIKSLGYDGIRFSSSLHNDGINLTIYNYKKCEPISSREIKIENIKLDARDKIGSDFDHRLLRIRNNEVEFIDYLGKYKISE, from the coding sequence ATGGATAATAGAACCCAATTAGAAATAGAAACCTATGAATTATGGAATTCTTTCAAAGATGAAGTTTATCACAAAAATAGATTCTTCATCACTCATCCATTGCTTGAAATATTAAAAAAATACATTTCAGAGCATACACTCAATATTAAAATTAATACAATATATTATAGAGCTCGTATCATTGATGAAAAGGCCCTCAAAGATCATTCTTTAAAAATATTCTGTAATAAGAACAATAATCATAGTGGATATTTTAATGAATCCAATCGATTTAGAGGTCTTGTTAAAGAAGCATCATTTATTCCTCCCAATCATAATTTTGTTCGGGACGGGCGAGCCAACCCTAAATTTATCCGGTATTTATATATGGCAGAAAGCCCCGTTACTGCCATATTCGAAGTGCGTCCATTACTTACCGATAATATAAATCTTGCTGAAATAACCGTAAAAGAAAATTTAACTCTAGCAGATTTGGTCATCGATTACAGAATTCCAGATAGAGCAAAATCCAAAGAACAATTAATATTATCATACATTCAAGGCGCATTCTCATTTCCTACCAATAATCCAGATGACTATATCCCATCTCAAATTATCTCTGAATATATTAAGAGTTTAGGATATGACGGAATTCGCTTTAGCAGTTCACTCCACAATGATGGAATCAATTTAACCATATATAATTACAAAAAATGCGAGCCTATATCATCTCGTGAAATAAAAATTGAAAATATAAAGTTAGATGCTAGAGACAAAATTGGAAGTGATTTTGATCATCGACTATTGAGAATACGTAATAATGAAGTTGAGTTCATCGACTATTTAGGAAAATATAAAATATCAGAATAA
- a CDS encoding DNA-binding protein: protein MNNRRTAPGGQMTHMLSAILAKVTSIEKLLAPAIHNLPDSEILDSKGVRLLTKMSDRTLLRRRNDGSLPFHRDKGKIYYRRSDVLRAMLLEKEEHFKNKRL from the coding sequence ATGAACAACAGAAGAACTGCACCGGGTGGGCAGATGACCCACATGCTCAGTGCCATACTCGCCAAAGTAACCAGCATTGAGAAGTTATTGGCTCCTGCCATACATAACTTGCCCGACAGCGAGATACTGGATTCAAAAGGCGTGCGCCTGCTTACCAAGATGTCCGACAGGACACTTCTTAGACGCCGCAATGACGGTTCGTTGCCTTTCCACCGTGACAAGGGGAAGATTTACTACCGCCGTTCGGACGTGCTGCGTGCCATGCTGCTGGAAAAAGAAGAACACTTTAAAAATAAAAGGTTATGA